A DNA window from Parabacteroides johnsonii DSM 18315 contains the following coding sequences:
- a CDS encoding LbetaH domain-containing protein: MEEFRIDCLHQTEEELGVAKELRQNICRLNHTMPDTEEYRELLHKVFPHLGENCRIETPFSGVRTANVKFGRNVIVMHNVEPNTLVAGNPTKFIRKIKS, translated from the coding sequence ATGGAAGAATTCAGAATAGACTGTCTGCACCAGACGGAAGAAGAACTGGGCGTGGCAAAAGAGTTACGGCAAAATATCTGCCGGCTGAATCATACGATGCCGGATACGGAGGAATATCGTGAATTATTGCACAAGGTATTTCCACATCTTGGAGAGAATTGCCGCATTGAAACACCTTTTTCAGGTGTCCGTACCGCCAATGTAAAGTTCGGACGCAATGTGATTGTCATGCACAATGTGGAGCCGAATACCCTTGTCGCAGGCAATCCCACCAAATTTATTCGCAAGATAAAATCATGA
- a CDS encoding AraC family transcriptional regulator, producing MERLDVFDCSNVLIANYFTDDRGCAHENREHTLIYLCSGELEIEERGKKTVLHPGDCAFMRRDNRMWLQKKVEDGKPYRSVVLKFSRPFLREFYQTLNRQQIPNDSEREKVSLRVLPSNRPDIRSLFESVIPYFDAGEKPSEEVLKLKMVEGIYVLLNTDRNLYASLFDFVEPWKIDILDYLNENYMCDLSLEEIASYTGRSLATFKRDFAKVSNLTPQKWIIKRRLEAAHGLIKSGKKKVTEACFDVGFKNLSHFSKIYKEAYGVAPSW from the coding sequence ATGGAACGATTAGATGTATTCGATTGCTCGAACGTGCTTATAGCGAATTATTTCACCGATGACCGGGGATGCGCCCATGAAAACAGGGAGCATACGCTTATTTATCTGTGCTCCGGTGAGCTGGAGATAGAGGAACGTGGTAAGAAAACCGTGTTGCATCCGGGGGATTGTGCTTTCATGCGGCGTGATAACCGGATGTGGTTGCAGAAAAAGGTTGAGGACGGAAAGCCTTACCGTTCTGTCGTACTGAAGTTCTCAAGACCGTTTCTACGAGAATTTTACCAGACGCTTAACCGGCAACAGATTCCAAACGATTCCGAACGTGAGAAGGTAAGCCTGCGTGTGTTGCCCAGTAACAGGCCTGATATCCGTTCGCTGTTCGAATCCGTCATTCCCTATTTCGATGCAGGCGAAAAACCGTCCGAAGAGGTACTGAAGCTGAAAATGGTAGAAGGGATATATGTACTGCTTAATACCGACCGGAATCTCTATGCCTCGTTGTTCGACTTCGTGGAGCCATGGAAAATCGACATTCTCGACTATCTGAACGAGAACTACATGTGTGATCTCTCTCTGGAGGAAATCGCCAGTTACACGGGACGCAGCCTGGCTACCTTCAAGCGGGACTTTGCCAAAGTCAGTAACCTGACACCGCAAAAGTGGATTATCAAACGCCGTTTGGAGGCCGCGCACGGCCTGATAAAATCAGGCAAGAAGAAAGTGACGGAAGCCTGCTTCGATGTGGGTTTCAAGAACCTGTCGCATTTCTCCAAGATATACAAGGAGGCTTATGGTGTCGCTCCTTCATGGTAA
- a CDS encoding acyltransferase family protein, with translation MIIILHNYIHRFSNVVLENQHIYYPERNKELINSFLEFDSGLFLDLISHYGHYGVPVFVFLSGYGLVIKYEKKEVPLKFREFMKRHAGKLWLLLLPLLIPHFLILGIKDPSYFQEHWFDLALMTGFAGNLHPEPYIFHGPWWFFSLIVQLYIIYYAFVYHRNIRPLVLLTVACIMVQATAIGIIRNTDLLEYFRFNFIGSVLPFALGTHSCTETLFPDGKYGGSCLYSFYCMLL, from the coding sequence TTGATTATTATTTTGCATAATTATATTCACCGGTTTTCAAATGTCGTACTTGAAAATCAGCATATATATTATCCTGAAAGAAATAAGGAACTTATAAATAGTTTCCTTGAATTTGATTCCGGTTTATTCCTGGATTTGATTTCCCACTACGGACATTATGGAGTACCGGTATTCGTTTTTCTAAGTGGATATGGTCTGGTCATTAAATATGAGAAAAAGGAAGTCCCCTTAAAATTTCGGGAGTTTATGAAGAGGCATGCCGGCAAACTTTGGCTGCTTCTGCTACCATTATTAATTCCTCATTTTCTTATCCTTGGCATAAAGGACCCTTCCTATTTTCAGGAACATTGGTTTGACCTGGCATTGATGACAGGCTTTGCAGGTAATCTACATCCGGAACCATATATTTTTCATGGACCATGGTGGTTCTTTTCACTGATAGTCCAGTTATATATTATCTACTATGCCTTTGTCTATCATCGAAATATAAGACCTCTCGTTCTTCTAACGGTAGCGTGCATAATGGTTCAGGCTACGGCAATCGGTATTATCAGGAATACAGATTTGTTGGAATACTTCAGATTCAATTTTATTGGTTCCGTACTTCCTTTTGCGTTAGGAACGCATAGCTGCACGGAGACACTTTTTCCCGACGGGAAGTATGGCGGCAGTTGCCTTTATTCTTTTTATTGTATGCTGCTTTAA
- a CDS encoding SDR family NAD(P)-dependent oxidoreductase: MGTMNEKVAMVTGAAAGIGLASAETFAKAGATVVLVDINEPKEQAGKLVSEGYKAVAYRCDVSDTRAVKKMIDWIVATYGRLDAALNNAGIQTPQRPMAEITDEEFDRTVAVDLKGVWNCMRYEIIQMLKQGGGAIVNTSSQGGVTGFLGQAAYIACKHAVIGLTRTAAIDYSAKGIRINAVCPGVIRTPMAEELIRCNPDLEKELVRDIPAGRLGKPEEIANAVLWLCSPQASFVDGHALLVDGAFSIH, encoded by the coding sequence ATGGGAACAATGAATGAAAAAGTGGCAATGGTAACGGGGGCAGCGGCAGGTATCGGGTTGGCCTCGGCAGAAACATTTGCAAAAGCGGGTGCAACTGTAGTATTGGTGGACATCAATGAACCGAAAGAACAAGCCGGGAAGTTGGTTTCAGAAGGGTATAAAGCCGTGGCATATCGCTGCGACGTGTCCGACACGCGAGCTGTAAAGAAGATGATTGACTGGATCGTTGCGACTTACGGCAGGCTGGACGCTGCATTGAACAATGCCGGGATACAGACCCCGCAACGGCCGATGGCTGAGATTACCGATGAAGAGTTCGACCGCACGGTAGCTGTCGATCTGAAAGGTGTATGGAACTGTATGCGTTACGAGATTATCCAGATGTTGAAACAAGGCGGTGGCGCTATTGTCAATACCTCGTCGCAAGGCGGCGTTACGGGGTTCCTCGGACAAGCGGCCTATATCGCCTGCAAACATGCGGTGATCGGTCTGACCCGCACGGCTGCCATCGACTACTCGGCAAAAGGGATTCGTATCAATGCCGTCTGTCCGGGTGTGATCCGAACACCTATGGCCGAAGAACTGATACGGTGTAACCCCGATCTAGAAAAGGAACTGGTCCGCGATATTCCTGCCGGACGTCTCGGTAAACCGGAAGAAATAGCCAACGCCGTATTGTGGCTTTGCTCACCGCAGGCAAGTTTCGTAGACGGGCACGCCCTTTTAGTGGACGGGGCATTTTCCATTCATTAA
- a CDS encoding MATE family efflux transporter, giving the protein MGIGKGKTDYLLSLIREGKQMTLGQQLRLTAYLSVPAIMAQLSSIAMQYIDASMVGSLGANAAASIGLVSTTTWLFWGVCAAAATGFSVQVAHRIGAGDFVEAKKILRQAVTATLVFSSLLAVVGISISGMLPIWLGGDEAIRGDSSLYFRIFALFLPALQLNFLAGGMLRCSGNMRVPAILNIMMCLLDVMFNFFLIFPTRQVEWFGVAFTALGAGLGVKGAILGTVLAELVTAGGMMWYLCRRSPMLKLIGERGSFLPQRETLRKAFRISLPMGFEHMAICGAQIATTVIVAPLGIVAIAANSFTIIAESLCYMPGYGISEAATTLVGQSLGANRIRLLRRFANITVWSGMLIMGVMGALMYVAAPQIIGVMTPVEEIRTLGIEILRIEAFAEPMFAASIVAYGVFVGVGNTFVPSLMNFGSIWGVRLTLAAWLSPTMGLRGVWLAMCIELCFRGVIFLARLWSGNWIYKLRIKR; this is encoded by the coding sequence ATGGGAATAGGAAAAGGAAAGACCGATTACCTGCTATCGCTTATCCGCGAAGGGAAGCAAATGACGCTGGGGCAGCAGTTACGCCTGACTGCATACCTTAGCGTCCCTGCAATTATGGCGCAACTATCCTCCATTGCCATGCAATACATTGACGCCTCGATGGTGGGCAGCTTGGGGGCGAATGCCGCTGCCTCCATCGGATTGGTATCGACCACCACTTGGCTGTTCTGGGGGGTGTGTGCAGCTGCTGCGACGGGATTTTCCGTACAGGTGGCACACCGTATCGGAGCCGGGGATTTCGTGGAAGCCAAAAAGATACTTCGTCAAGCAGTTACTGCCACGCTTGTTTTCAGCTCATTGTTGGCGGTTGTCGGCATTTCCATCAGTGGTATGCTTCCTATCTGGTTGGGCGGCGATGAGGCGATACGGGGCGATTCATCCCTCTACTTCAGAATATTCGCACTATTCCTGCCTGCCTTGCAGTTGAACTTTCTTGCAGGAGGCATGTTGCGTTGCAGTGGGAATATGCGCGTGCCCGCCATACTGAACATAATGATGTGCTTGCTGGATGTCATGTTCAACTTCTTCCTGATCTTTCCGACGAGGCAGGTGGAGTGGTTCGGAGTAGCATTTACCGCTCTCGGTGCAGGTCTGGGTGTGAAAGGTGCTATATTGGGAACGGTATTGGCCGAACTCGTTACCGCCGGAGGAATGATGTGGTATCTATGCCGCCGTTCGCCCATGCTGAAGCTCATCGGAGAACGGGGAAGTTTTCTACCCCAACGGGAGACGTTGCGTAAGGCTTTCCGTATTTCATTACCGATGGGATTCGAACACATGGCCATTTGCGGGGCGCAGATCGCAACGACGGTGATTGTCGCACCGCTCGGCATCGTTGCCATTGCTGCCAACTCGTTCACCATCATTGCCGAAAGCCTCTGCTATATGCCCGGCTACGGCATCTCGGAGGCTGCCACGACGTTGGTCGGTCAGAGCCTTGGAGCGAACCGTATCCGGTTGCTCCGTCGTTTCGCCAATATTACCGTCTGGTCGGGAATGCTGATTATGGGTGTTATGGGAGCGTTGATGTATGTGGCGGCTCCGCAAATCATCGGAGTGATGACTCCCGTGGAGGAAATCCGCACGTTGGGAATCGAGATTCTGCGGATAGAAGCCTTTGCGGAGCCGATGTTTGCGGCATCTATCGTTGCCTACGGTGTATTCGTAGGTGTGGGTAATACATTCGTACCCAGTCTGATGAACTTCGGTAGTATTTGGGGCGTGCGACTGACACTGGCGGCATGGCTTTCTCCCACGATGGGACTACGCGGCGTGTGGCTTGCCATGTGTATTGAGCTTTGTTTCCGGGGAGTAATCTTCCTCGCGAGACTTTGGAGCGGTAACTGGATTTATAAACTACGTATAAAAAGATAA
- a CDS encoding iron-containing alcohol dehydrogenase has protein sequence MENFEYHTPTRLIFGKGIIDRLPEVMRPIGNKVLLAYGGGSIKRLGLYDKVKELLKDFEIHELGGIEPNPKYNPSVLDGQRICKEKRIDVILSVGGGSVLDCCKAIAAAARYEGDPWDLISYKVKAEDALPIVDVMTLAATGSEYDCGGVISRTETNDKIGYVDPLLYPVCSLLDPAYTETVNAKHTAAGVADAINHAMEQFFVNPSNSVADGFCETLIKTLMKFGPVALDHPDDYEARAEIMLACTFGCNGLLNLGAGMSGWPMHGIEHALSAYYDITHGEGLAIITPRWMRHILNDRTLERFVKFGVDIYGISAELPPYKIAEQTIDKTYDFFRNTMRMPMTLREVGIDESRLKEIAAHIATNEGLDNPSIFAPLTEKDIYEILETSL, from the coding sequence ATGGAAAATTTCGAATATCATACCCCGACCCGTTTGATTTTCGGGAAAGGTATTATCGACAGACTGCCCGAAGTGATGCGTCCCATCGGAAATAAAGTCCTTCTTGCCTATGGCGGGGGAAGCATCAAACGCCTCGGGCTTTATGACAAGGTGAAGGAACTGCTCAAGGATTTTGAAATCCACGAATTGGGTGGTATCGAACCCAATCCCAAATACAATCCGAGCGTACTTGACGGACAGAGAATATGCAAGGAGAAACGGATTGATGTTATCTTATCCGTAGGTGGAGGTTCAGTCCTCGACTGCTGCAAGGCGATTGCCGCAGCCGCCCGATATGAAGGTGACCCTTGGGACTTGATTTCGTATAAGGTAAAAGCAGAGGATGCTCTTCCCATTGTCGATGTCATGACGCTTGCCGCTACCGGCAGTGAGTATGATTGTGGCGGTGTTATTTCCCGGACGGAGACCAATGACAAGATCGGATATGTGGACCCGCTTCTTTATCCTGTCTGCTCTCTGCTTGACCCTGCCTATACCGAAACGGTCAATGCTAAACATACTGCGGCCGGTGTGGCCGATGCCATCAACCACGCGATGGAACAGTTCTTTGTCAATCCGTCCAACTCGGTTGCCGACGGTTTCTGCGAGACGCTGATCAAAACCCTGATGAAGTTCGGTCCTGTCGCTTTGGATCATCCCGACGACTACGAAGCCCGCGCCGAAATCATGCTTGCCTGCACTTTCGGCTGCAACGGGTTGCTCAATCTGGGGGCAGGCATGTCGGGATGGCCCATGCACGGTATTGAGCATGCGCTATCGGCCTACTACGACATCACGCACGGTGAAGGGCTTGCCATCATCACACCGAGATGGATGCGACACATCTTGAACGACCGCACGCTGGAACGTTTCGTGAAGTTCGGTGTGGACATTTACGGCATCTCCGCTGAACTGCCGCCTTACAAGATTGCGGAACAGACGATTGACAAGACTTACGATTTCTTCAGGAACACGATGCGCATGCCGATGACTCTGCGTGAAGTGGGCATCGACGAAAGCCGTCTGAAAGAGATTGCCGCACACATCGCCACGAATGAAGGACTCGATAATCCTTCCATTTTTGCTCCGCTTACGGAAAAGGACATTTACGAAATACTTGAAACATCTTTGTAA
- a CDS encoding DUF3737 family protein — MKVISNAEFGGERPLFESHDLRLENVIIRAGESAVKECSNIEAVDCRFEGNYPFWHVHGFVIDRCFFDVGGRSALWYSDHLKMTNTRIDAPKMFREMHDIEIENVEINDADEVFWRCRNLNIKNLKLHGGTYPFMFSSNIRIDGLESDSKYVFQYVKDVEIHNAKITTKDAFWEVENVTIYDSELNGEYLGWHSHNLRLVNCHITGEQPLCYAHDLVLENCTFGPDCDRAFEYSSVQATIKGAIGGVKNPRTGCITAESYGEIILDENIKAPADCKLKLWDEKTCFTD, encoded by the coding sequence ATGAAAGTAATATCAAATGCAGAATTCGGAGGTGAAAGACCTTTGTTCGAATCACATGACTTACGTTTGGAAAATGTAATCATCCGTGCCGGAGAGTCGGCCGTCAAGGAGTGCAGCAACATCGAAGCCGTCGATTGCCGGTTCGAGGGGAATTATCCTTTCTGGCATGTGCACGGTTTCGTTATCGACCGTTGTTTCTTCGATGTCGGCGGACGTTCGGCGCTATGGTACTCCGACCATCTGAAAATGACGAATACACGCATTGATGCGCCCAAGATGTTCCGCGAGATGCACGACATCGAAATCGAGAACGTGGAGATAAACGATGCCGATGAAGTGTTCTGGCGTTGCCGGAATCTGAATATCAAAAATCTGAAACTACATGGCGGCACTTATCCCTTCATGTTCAGCAGCAATATCCGCATCGACGGATTGGAAAGTGACAGTAAATACGTTTTCCAGTACGTGAAAGATGTGGAGATTCATAATGCCAAAATCACCACGAAAGATGCTTTCTGGGAGGTGGAGAACGTGACGATCTACGATTCGGAACTCAACGGCGAATACTTGGGCTGGCATTCGCACAATCTCCGGTTGGTGAACTGTCACATTACCGGCGAACAGCCGCTCTGCTATGCCCACGACCTCGTGTTGGAGAATTGCACGTTCGGCCCCGACTGTGACCGGGCTTTCGAGTACAGCTCGGTGCAGGCCACCATCAAAGGTGCGATAGGCGGAGTGAAGAATCCGCGAACAGGTTGTATCACCGCCGAAAGCTACGGAGAGATTATCCTCGACGAGAATATCAAAGCTCCCGCCGATTGCAAGCTGAAACTCTGGGACGAGAAAACCTGTTTTACCGATTGA
- a CDS encoding carboxymuconolactone decarboxylase family protein: MKTKVASLALLLTLIFPIMAKSQVKIQQTAGRDALGEFAPEFARLNDDILFGEVWSRNNLLSLRDRSIVTVVALMSQGLTDSSFKYHLESAKKNGVTQTEIAEILTHAAFYAGWPKAWAAFRMAKEVWTDGNTDSVAAGSLEAYAQTIIFPVGKPNDAYAKYFIGQSYTAPVVTDGVPVVNVTFEPGCRNNWHVHKATKGGGQTLVCVGGRGYYQEWGKEPVELRPGDAINIPAGVKHWHGAAPDSWFSHLAIEVPGENNSTEWLEPVGDEVYSKLK; this comes from the coding sequence ATGAAAACAAAAGTAGCATCATTAGCTTTATTATTGACTTTAATTTTTCCGATCATGGCAAAATCACAAGTAAAAATCCAACAAACTGCCGGACGCGACGCGCTCGGAGAATTTGCCCCCGAATTTGCACGTTTGAACGATGATATTCTTTTCGGGGAAGTGTGGAGCCGGAACAATCTGCTTTCGCTCCGCGACCGTTCCATTGTAACCGTGGTGGCCCTGATGTCGCAGGGACTGACCGATTCCTCGTTCAAGTACCATCTCGAATCGGCGAAGAAGAACGGAGTGACTCAAACCGAGATAGCCGAAATACTCACCCATGCCGCATTCTACGCGGGCTGGCCAAAAGCGTGGGCGGCTTTCCGCATGGCAAAAGAGGTTTGGACCGACGGTAATACAGACAGCGTAGCGGCAGGTTCGCTCGAAGCGTACGCGCAAACCATCATTTTCCCCGTGGGGAAACCCAACGATGCCTATGCCAAGTATTTCATCGGTCAAAGTTACACGGCTCCCGTGGTAACGGACGGAGTCCCCGTGGTTAATGTGACCTTCGAGCCGGGCTGCCGCAACAACTGGCATGTGCACAAGGCAACAAAAGGCGGCGGTCAAACACTCGTATGCGTGGGCGGTCGCGGCTACTATCAGGAGTGGGGCAAAGAACCGGTGGAACTACGCCCCGGGGATGCTATCAATATTCCGGCAGGCGTGAAGCATTGGCACGGGGCGGCTCCCGACAGCTGGTTCTCGCATTTAGCCATCGAAGTGCCCGGTGAGAACAACAGTACCGAATGGCTGGAACCTGTCGGCGATGAAGTATATTCTAAATTAAAATGA
- a CDS encoding flavodoxin, translating into MKQIVLILMSLLTFSCPSKAQKQTADTDRPSDKRILVAYFSCTGTTEKVATAIAKETGGKLYRITPATAYTSADLDWNDKASRSSVEMTDEKSRPALGGETIDLKDYDVVFLGYPIWWDLCPRPVNTFLEKYDFTGKTVIPFATSGGSSITGSVKQLKKLYPKIEWKEGRLFNGGTANVAGWSKQIIEKL; encoded by the coding sequence ATGAAACAGATAGTATTGATACTTATGAGCCTGCTTACTTTCAGTTGCCCGTCGAAAGCACAAAAACAGACTGCGGATACCGACAGGCCGTCCGATAAGAGAATCCTTGTAGCCTATTTCTCCTGCACGGGGACCACAGAGAAAGTGGCAACCGCTATTGCAAAAGAGACTGGTGGTAAACTTTACCGGATTACTCCGGCTACGGCCTACACTTCGGCAGATCTCGACTGGAACGACAAGGCGAGCCGCAGTTCGGTGGAGATGACAGACGAAAAATCACGTCCTGCGCTGGGTGGAGAAACGATTGATCTGAAAGATTACGACGTGGTGTTCCTCGGTTATCCGATATGGTGGGACTTGTGTCCGCGCCCGGTCAATACCTTTCTTGAGAAATATGATTTCACGGGTAAAACCGTCATTCCTTTTGCCACTTCGGGTGGCAGTTCAATCACGGGTAGCGTGAAACAACTCAAGAAACTCTATCCCAAAATTGAATGGAAAGAAGGCCGACTGTTCAACGGTGGTACAGCAAACGTCGCCGGATGGTCGAAGCAGATTATTGAAAAACTCTAA
- a CDS encoding aldo/keto reductase has translation MEENNKMDISRRGFLKTAALAGAAMAMPSGLGKVFASEAKQAETSDADTDAARIKGHRVLGTGKAAFEVSALGFGVMGMTYNRSQHPDKKECIRLLHEAVDRGVTLFDTAIIYGPLTNENLAGEALSEFKGRINVTTKFGHEVIDGKGTGRQDSRPATIRRYCEESLRRLRLDSLPMFYQHRADPNTPAEEVAATIADLIKEGKVQRWGMCEVSAETIRKAHAICPLTAIQSEYHLMHRLVEENGVLDVCRELGIGFVPYSPINRGFLGGCINEYTVFDVNNDNRQTLPRFQPEAMRANTRIVNALQAFGRTRGMTSAQVALGWLLQKTPWIVPIPGTTKLSHLEENLRTLDFNISSGDWKELEDTVAAIPVVGDRYNAEQQRQVGR, from the coding sequence ATGGAAGAAAACAATAAAATGGATATCAGCCGTCGTGGATTTCTCAAGACGGCTGCATTGGCAGGAGCCGCAATGGCCATGCCTTCGGGATTGGGCAAGGTATTCGCTTCAGAGGCGAAACAGGCGGAAACATCCGATGCGGATACCGATGCAGCCCGTATCAAGGGACATCGTGTATTGGGTACGGGTAAGGCTGCCTTCGAGGTGTCGGCACTCGGCTTCGGCGTGATGGGCATGACTTACAACCGCAGCCAACACCCGGATAAGAAAGAGTGTATCCGATTGTTGCATGAAGCGGTGGATCGCGGTGTAACGCTCTTCGATACGGCTATCATTTATGGACCGTTGACCAATGAGAACCTGGCAGGAGAAGCGTTGTCCGAATTCAAGGGACGGATTAACGTAACGACTAAATTCGGGCATGAAGTCATCGACGGCAAAGGAACCGGTCGTCAGGACAGCCGTCCGGCAACCATCCGCCGCTATTGCGAGGAGTCACTTCGCCGATTGAGACTAGATTCACTGCCGATGTTCTACCAGCACCGTGCCGACCCGAATACTCCGGCCGAGGAGGTAGCGGCTACCATTGCCGACTTGATCAAGGAAGGTAAAGTGCAACGCTGGGGGATGTGCGAGGTCAGTGCCGAAACAATCCGTAAGGCTCACGCCATTTGTCCGCTGACGGCTATCCAAAGCGAGTACCATCTGATGCACCGTTTGGTGGAAGAAAACGGCGTCCTCGATGTATGCCGGGAGTTGGGTATCGGCTTCGTCCCGTACAGTCCGATTAACCGTGGATTTTTGGGAGGCTGCATCAACGAATACACGGTATTCGATGTGAACAACGACAACCGCCAGACCTTGCCGCGTTTCCAGCCGGAAGCGATGCGTGCGAATACCCGCATTGTAAATGCGCTGCAAGCTTTCGGACGCACACGGGGCATGACCTCGGCACAGGTGGCTCTTGGCTGGTTGCTTCAGAAAACACCGTGGATCGTACCGATTCCAGGAACAACAAAACTGTCTCACCTGGAGGAGAACCTGCGTACACTCGACTTCAACATCAGCTCCGGGGATTGGAAAGAACTGGAGGATACCGTGGCTGCTATTCCCGTTGTGGGAGACCGGTACAATGCGGAACAGCAACGTCAGGTAGGCCGATAA
- a CDS encoding ISL3 family transposase produces MFKKTELWSESQRKRAKILFREYPDIKKAYYLSMRLGLIYHQAQSADIALTRLAHWYDQVDKSSFLSFGTVARTIQTHYLNIVGFFKRRSTNAASESFNAKIKAFRAQLRGVRDIAFFLFRLTNMYA; encoded by the coding sequence TTGTTCAAAAAAACTGAACTGTGGTCGGAGAGCCAAAGAAAAAGAGCTAAAATCCTTTTCCGGGAATATCCCGATATCAAGAAGGCCTATTACTTAAGCATGAGGTTAGGGTTGATATATCATCAGGCACAATCGGCAGATATTGCCTTGACGCGTTTGGCACATTGGTATGATCAGGTGGACAAATCCAGTTTCCTGTCTTTTGGCACTGTCGCCAGAACCATACAAACACATTACTTGAATATTGTTGGCTTTTTTAAAAGACGCTCCACCAATGCCGCGAGTGAGTCCTTCAATGCTAAAATCAAAGCTTTTAGAGCACAGCTGAGAGGCGTGAGGGATATTGCTTTTTTCTTATTCAGACTCACCAATATGTATGCATAA
- a CDS encoding MalY/PatB family protein, with product MNYDFDTIVPRRGTNSYKWDTPEEENVLPMWVADMDFRTAPAIIDVLQKRVDHGIFGYTKVPETYYDAVVRWFESRHRWRIDPRWIIYTSGVVPALSAIIKALTVPGDKVIVQTPAYNCFYSSIRNDGCELSANNLVYRDGRYSIDFDDLEAKVADPKTKILLLCNPHNPVGRVWTPEELRHIGDICLRNGVFVVADEIHCELTYEGHDYTPFASLSEHFQQNSVTCVSPSKAFNLAGLQIANIIAADEEVRRRIDRAININEVCDVNPFGVIATIAAYNEGETWLDALRKYLRGNYEYLCRFFAKRLPQYPVLPLEGTYLVWIDCRALGIGSDATTLRLQEEQKLMINSGTMYGPGGEGFIRLNIACPRALLADGLERMARVLEQNEE from the coding sequence ATGAACTACGATTTCGATACGATTGTTCCGCGTCGCGGGACGAACTCCTATAAATGGGACACTCCCGAAGAGGAAAATGTACTGCCCATGTGGGTGGCGGATATGGATTTTCGTACGGCACCTGCCATTATCGATGTCTTACAAAAGCGGGTGGATCATGGTATTTTCGGTTACACCAAAGTGCCCGAAACCTATTACGATGCGGTTGTCCGGTGGTTCGAGAGCCGTCATCGTTGGCGGATAGATCCCCGGTGGATTATCTATACAAGTGGTGTCGTACCGGCTCTGTCGGCCATTATCAAAGCCCTGACCGTACCGGGCGACAAGGTAATCGTCCAGACTCCGGCATACAACTGCTTCTATTCGTCGATTCGCAACGACGGATGCGAACTATCGGCCAATAACCTCGTTTACCGGGACGGTCGCTACTCAATCGACTTCGACGACCTCGAAGCGAAGGTGGCTGATCCGAAGACGAAAATCCTATTACTATGTAATCCTCACAATCCGGTCGGACGGGTCTGGACGCCGGAAGAACTGCGGCATATCGGCGACATCTGCCTTCGCAACGGGGTGTTTGTTGTGGCCGACGAGATTCATTGCGAACTGACCTACGAAGGGCATGATTATACGCCTTTCGCCTCTCTATCCGAACATTTCCAACAAAATTCCGTGACTTGCGTTTCGCCAAGCAAGGCGTTCAACCTTGCCGGACTGCAAATCGCCAACATCATTGCGGCCGACGAAGAGGTGCGCCGCCGCATCGATCGCGCCATCAATATCAACGAAGTATGCGATGTCAATCCGTTCGGTGTCATCGCCACGATAGCTGCTTACAACGAGGGCGAAACGTGGCTCGATGCTTTGCGAAAATACCTGCGAGGGAATTACGAATATCTATGCCGCTTTTTCGCCAAGAGGCTGCCGCAATATCCCGTGCTGCCGCTTGAAGGAACTTACTTGGTCTGGATAGACTGCCGAGCACTCGGTATCGGTTCGGATGCTACGACCTTGCGCCTGCAAGAGGAACAAAAACTGATGATCAATTCAGGTACGATGTACGGACCCGGTGGAGAGGGATTCATCCGCTTGAATATCGCCTGCCCCCGTGCGTTGCTTGCTGATGGATTGGAGCGGATGGCCCGTGTGCTGGAACAAAATGAAGAATAA